Part of the Eubacterium sp. 1001713B170207_170306_E7 genome, CGCCATGCTGGTGGAATGCCGCAAGGTTGCACCGATCTTATTTAAAAATGCCGGACCGCGCTGCGTGGAAGGCCCTTGCCCTGAAGGCGCAATGAGCTGCGGCAAGATCAATGAAGTTCGGGAAACCTTTAAAGCTTTATAAAGGACAGGTGTGCATAAAAATTAAAAAAGGTTGGAGTAAGTATGAATGACATTCAAAATCCATTAAAGCTGAACATTATTTTATCGCTGGTCGCGTCGGTTTTGGGCGTCCTGGTGGTCTTTGTACCTGGTATGGTGGCGGATATCGGCCCATACCAGTTCTATTGCAATTATTTTGGAATTATCCTGATCGCCGGCGGCATCCTCTATGCCCTGTATTATTTCAAACGCTATAAAGCATTTGAGAATTTCATGAAGAGCGACGAAGAAAAAATCCGTTGGGATTACGATGATGCTCTGTATGAAAGCTTTATTGGCGAGCTCAACGAAATCCAGAAAAAGGCCAGCAAAAAGAAATTTTTTATTTTACTGGCAATTGTGATTGTTTTATCCGTCATCCTGTTCTTTTTGCTGAGCCCAGAGAGCAAGATGCTGGCGGTTGCTTTCGGCCTGTTCTTTACAGTCACTGCGGTCATCTTTGTGCTGATTGCGCCGAATTCTTTCCGTCTGAGAGCCAATAACAAGCCGTATTGCTCTGTTATCGGTGTGGATCAGGCTTATATGATGGGCCGTTACCATTCCTGGAACCGTGCCAGAGTCAAGGTGAAAGAGCATGACAACGGACACCACGTGTACCGGGTGCTGGCCATCAACTATGAGGCCATGACGGTAAACGGCAAGCTTTTCAGAGAGTGGAATGCGCTGTTGCCAAACGAAAGCTCTGAAACCATTCAGATTGCCAAGGGAATGGCCAATAAAATTAACCGCCGTACCAAGGACTTTGAAGACAAGGGTAAAAAGAAAGATCTTTTAGAACGTCTTTTTGATAAAATGCTTGGCCGGTCAGATGACACCAAGGATGATAAAAAGGGCAGGAAGAAAGAGTCCTGAGAAAACATAAAACATTCCGGTCACATGCCGGAATGTTTTTTTATGCCCGTAAAGCTTAGCTTGTGCAGCTTTTGTTGAACAAAAATATTTCATACCGTTTTCTGTGGTAGACATAAGTATATCCGTATGGTATAATAAACCATACCCCCAAAGTAGAAGGTTTAAGGATATACTATGAAGCGTCAAATCTTACAGAAGCATTCTCCAAAAGAGCAGAACAGCAACCGCTTTTATTTCACACTTCTGCGCATCCTGATTTTGGTATTTGTGGCGATGTTGATTGGATCCGTGGTTTTAACGTACTTTTTTAACTTGGATACTTATCAAGATAACCTCAGACGCCAGACAGAAACGTCGGAAGCGATGCTCGCGGATACCATTGACCACCTGGGTGATGAAACCCTTTATCTCAGTAATAGCAAAAGCATTGCTACATTATTGGAGAGCGGAACCGGTATCGCTGCCAGCGAAGCTCAGGAAAAAGAAGCCATCCATGTGGTCGAAGAGGCGGTTAAGCTTATGCCAAACTATGTCGGCATACGTGTTTTAGGAAAGGACAACCAGGCTTATCTTAAAAATACTGAGCTGCAGTTTGTGGATGAGCTGGATATGGGCACGACAGAAAATAACCCCGATTCTTTTCAGAATGAACCCTACCGGGTGTGCTTCACCACTTACAAAAATGAAGCGGTGGTGGAAGTATGCGCACCGGTCTGGTCGGAGGGCGGCACCTATCTTGGCTGTGTCAGCCTGTATTACGACAACGATTTTATCAACCTGCCTGACGATGAAAATGAGTGGGGCGCTGTTCTGTTTGACAGCGACAGCTGGATGCCGGTCGCCACGAAAGGGGACCTCAGTCTCAGCAAAGCCAATGAAAAAATCAATAGCTGCTCCGGCCTGCTGGAGGGAATGATTGAAACGGAGAACAAGCAGGAATCTTTTACCTATTTTAACCCTGACGGGCAAAGAATGCTGGGCTTCGTGGTCAGAGATACGCGATACCCCATGGCTCTTATGACCTCGGTGAACAGCAGCACAATCTTCCGGACAGTACTGGAATACTCGGCTTATCAGATTGTTTTGACCATCATCCTGCTGCTTGTTTTTGGGTTCGCGCTTTATCTCTTTTACAGCCGGATGAAACGTCCGCTGCGGGAAATGCGGGAACGGTGCCAGCGGATGTCTGACGGCGAGGAGGAACTCGACTTTGGACAGTACAATGATCATGACCTGAACGCCCTTTCCGACAGCCTGTCAAGCTATTGTAAAAAGCTTGAAAAGGCCGCCTTTGAGGATTTTCATCTGAGTGTGGCCAATTTTTCAAAAGGCTATCAGGATATTCAGCGGCTGATCCGTAAAAAGGAACCCTTTACCATTTATATGCTCGATGTGGCAGATTTTGGAAAATATAATCGTATTTTTTCAGTTGAGACGGGCAATGCGATTCTTTTAAGCATCAGCCAGGGGCTTGAAAAGATTTTTGGCGACCGGAGTTATCACGTTTACGGCGACCGCTTTATGGGCATTAACGCCATGCAGGATGGTGACGACGGAATACAGCTTGAGCTTCAAAAGCTAATGGATTCGGAGATAACCGTTGGAGCGGCAAGCTTTCAGCTTAAATATAAGATCGGCATCTGCCGTTACCCCGAGCATGGCGGCAATGCCAAGGACCTGGTGATCAACCTCTGGCATGCGCTCAGCTTTTCCAAAAAATACAGTGAGGAAAGCGCTGTCGTTTATAATCAGGCTGTGTTTAACGACATGGAGCGTGAGAAGAAAATTCTTGAGCTGCTGAACAGGCAGATTGAACTTCAGGATTTCGACGTTTGGTACCAGCCGGTTTATAATTACCGGAAACAGTGCTACACAATGGCCGAAGCCCTGATGCGGCTTCAGGATGAAAACGGGCAGTACATCCCGCCCTATGAGGCGATCCGGATTGCTGAAAAGCACAATCTGGTCACAGAAGTCGGCGAGCTGGTGCTGTCAAAGGCCTGCCAGACCATGAAGTTTCTGTCTGACCAGGGAACAAGCATTGAGAGCATTACAGTGAACCTGTCGGTTCAGCAGCTGGTAGATCAGAATTATGGGAAAAAGACGTTAAACATTATTCGAGAATCCGGTATTACACCGGACCAGATTTGTGTTGAGATTACCGAAGCCCTGCTGCTGCAGTCCTTCCCGGCGGCCATCGATGTGCTAAACCAGATGCACGCGGCCGGCATTTGTATTATCATGGACAATTTTGGCTCGGGTGAGGGCAGCATTTCCTATTTTTCGCAGGTCCCCTTTGCCTTTGTTAAGCTGGACCACCGTTTGGTGCAGCAGGTGCAGCAGAATCAGGAGCAGTTTGAGTTTGTCAGGAAAATGATTGAAATGATCAAGATCAGAGAGGTCAGGGTTGTTGCCGAAAGGGTCGAAACCGAAAAAGACCTGAATTGGATGATTCGCTGCGGCGCAGATTATGTCCAGGGCTATTACTACTCCAAGCCTCTTGAAGAAGAGGAATTCTGGGAGCTGCTTAAAAAGAAGGATTAAACCGGTAAAAAAGAACGCTTGTCACCGCACGCGGCATAGTCCATTAGGACTATGCCGTTTTGTCGTTTGTTTCGTTGGTGTCCGGCCATTCAATCCCGATTCCGTTATGTTGGATTTTCAGCCGGTGAAAAGACTTTCAGGCAATTTTGCCGGGGTGTGGAAAATGGTTTTTCTATCAGCGTCATGCGGGGAGAGAGGAAACAACAGAATCGACAGAATAGTCACTTTATGGTAGAATAGGAGCAACACAGTTGCCGGCTTCGCACCACAATGGCCCGGAGTGAGGTGCAGGCCTATGGTGAGCGCTACGCTGTATTGGTAAAAGCTGTCTTGGTCGGCTAAAGGGAACAAAAGAAGATTATTAAGATTTTAGGTTTGGATGAAAAATACTTATTGGATGGTGAGAAGATGATCACAGGATACTACTGCACAAATATTTTTTCTGAACAGGCGGAAGAAATGATTGCGTTCTACGAAAAAATGCTGGAAATCCCCGTTATTAAAACCGATGATGACCACTCAAACGGGGTTTATTTTGGCTTTATGGAAAACGCGCCCACGCTTTGTATATGGGACTGCCAAAAATGCGGCGTACAGCCGACCGGACACCAGTCCTTTGTATTCCGAACTAACGCCCTTGATTTAACAATGGAATGCTTAAAGGAAAAAGGCGTTCCGTTGTCAGAAGCCATTCGGTATGATTGGGGAACTTACGAAGTTCGCTTAAGCGATATTGAGGGAAATGAGATCGTGATTGCTGAGTTTGTGTGACAGAGGGTTTCGGCTATCACGGATCAACGCAAAGGAGGGACTGTCCGCGGAATGCCGGCAGTCCCTCCTTTATTTTATTTCAGGTCAATTTTATCTAAAATACCGGACAAATGGGCGATGGCCACGCCGTAGTTACACATGGGTACGCCCTGGCTGCGGGCGCTCTCGACCCGGGAAAGCACATGCTTGCGGTTAAACATACAGCCGCCGCAGTGAATGACCAGGTCATAGGGGGTCAGGTCTGCCGGAAAATCATTTCCGGCTGCGACGTCCACACTCAGTCCCTTGCCGACACGCTTTCTGAGCATATTCGGGATTTTTTCACGGCCGATATCCTCTTCCAGGGGCGCGTGGGTACAGGCCTCCGCAATGAGAATCCGGGAGTTTTCCGTCAGGCGGTCAAGGGCCCTGGCCCCGGCAACAAAATAATCCAGATCCCCCTTATAAGCCGCAAACAGCACAGAAAAGGACGTGAGCTTGCTTTCAGGGGGCTTTTTGTCATAAACGGCTTTAAAAACCTGAGAATCTGTGATAATGAGCCTGGGCGGGTCTGCCAGACAGGCCATGGCTTCATTGAGCCGGTCAGCGGTAACGCAGTGGACAATACACTTTTTATCCAAAAGCTCACGGATCGTCTGTACCTGCGGCAGAATGAGCCGTCCCTTGGGGGCCTGGGTGTCCTGCGGCATGACCAGCATGACCAGATCGCCGTCTGCGCACAGGCGGCCGGTAATGCTCTCAGCCTCATAGTCCCTGGGCAGGGAACGGATCAGGGCTTCCCGTATACGGTCCATACCGTCACTTGTTTTCGCGCTGACAACCAGAGGCGGTACGCCCAGCCGGCTCTCGATTTCCTGGGCCAGCGGCTCAATGTCTGTTAGGATATCCGATTTGTTGATAACGGGAATAACCGGCGTGCTGCGCTTTTTAAAGGCTTCGATCCAGTCATATTCTTCCTCGCTACGGGTATCGCCCCAGACCACAAGGGCAATATCCGTTTTGTCCATGGCCTTGCGGGTCTGTCCAACGCGCATTTCACC contains:
- the hydF gene encoding [FeFe] hydrogenase H-cluster maturation GTPase HydF, with the protein product MSLTSTPRANRLHIGIYGKRNSGKSSLINALTGQKIALVSDVAGTTADPVYKYMEIHGIGPCMFIDTAGFDDVGELGEMRVGQTRKAMDKTDIALVVWGDTRSEEEYDWIEAFKKRSTPVIPVINKSDILTDIEPLAQEIESRLGVPPLVVSAKTSDGMDRIREALIRSLPRDYEAESITGRLCADGDLVMLVMPQDTQAPKGRLILPQVQTIRELLDKKCIVHCVTADRLNEAMACLADPPRLIITDSQVFKAVYDKKPPESKLTSFSVLFAAYKGDLDYFVAGARALDRLTENSRILIAEACTHAPLEEDIGREKIPNMLRKRVGKGLSVDVAAGNDFPADLTPYDLVIHCGGCMFNRKHVLSRVESARSQGVPMCNYGVAIAHLSGILDKIDLK
- a CDS encoding EAL domain-containing protein — its product is MKRQILQKHSPKEQNSNRFYFTLLRILILVFVAMLIGSVVLTYFFNLDTYQDNLRRQTETSEAMLADTIDHLGDETLYLSNSKSIATLLESGTGIAASEAQEKEAIHVVEEAVKLMPNYVGIRVLGKDNQAYLKNTELQFVDELDMGTTENNPDSFQNEPYRVCFTTYKNEAVVEVCAPVWSEGGTYLGCVSLYYDNDFINLPDDENEWGAVLFDSDSWMPVATKGDLSLSKANEKINSCSGLLEGMIETENKQESFTYFNPDGQRMLGFVVRDTRYPMALMTSVNSSTIFRTVLEYSAYQIVLTIILLLVFGFALYLFYSRMKRPLREMRERCQRMSDGEEELDFGQYNDHDLNALSDSLSSYCKKLEKAAFEDFHLSVANFSKGYQDIQRLIRKKEPFTIYMLDVADFGKYNRIFSVETGNAILLSISQGLEKIFGDRSYHVYGDRFMGINAMQDGDDGIQLELQKLMDSEITVGAASFQLKYKIGICRYPEHGGNAKDLVINLWHALSFSKKYSEESAVVYNQAVFNDMEREKKILELLNRQIELQDFDVWYQPVYNYRKQCYTMAEALMRLQDENGQYIPPYEAIRIAEKHNLVTEVGELVLSKACQTMKFLSDQGTSIESITVNLSVQQLVDQNYGKKTLNIIRESGITPDQICVEITEALLLQSFPAAIDVLNQMHAAGICIIMDNFGSGEGSISYFSQVPFAFVKLDHRLVQQVQQNQEQFEFVRKMIEMIKIREVRVVAERVETEKDLNWMIRCGADYVQGYYYSKPLEEEEFWELLKKKD
- a CDS encoding VOC family protein, whose protein sequence is MDEKYLLDGEKMITGYYCTNIFSEQAEEMIAFYEKMLEIPVIKTDDDHSNGVYFGFMENAPTLCIWDCQKCGVQPTGHQSFVFRTNALDLTMECLKEKGVPLSEAIRYDWGTYEVRLSDIEGNEIVIAEFV